The Arachis hypogaea cultivar Tifrunner chromosome 19, arahy.Tifrunner.gnm2.J5K5, whole genome shotgun sequence genome has a window encoding:
- the LOC112776793 gene encoding putative disease resistance RPP13-like protein 1 isoform X2, whose protein sequence is MAAKLEGRAYLSSFVDAVSKKLSSILEDDFVLERNDSELKLLERLDDCLCDVGPVLDDAELKQFSDERVKKWLVDLQDALYMADDFLDELSTKAATATPRDPGNSYDWSRPVDSIIEDSGVNVIENIVGKLESGVRRKGKLCLRESAKVDFSSWRIPTTSLVLSSDIFGRDKDKNEIIKKLLDDTRDAESPVTVIPIVGMGGIGKTTLAQLVYNDAKVVGKFDTRAWVCVAENPDPVNVTRTIIGAIDSSPCNIDHFDSLQTDLKKKLTGMTFLVVLDDVWNDRRDMWENFLKPFQYGNDGSKILLTTRSEKVASVFAANNLHYRLSLLSKEDCWSVFLKHSSISTNSKQYAALEPIGRKIVEKCKGLPLAVKTLGGLLRNKYNEGDWENILECKIWELSEDDNMIVPALRVSYHYLPSHLKRCFVYCSLFPEDYEFDKDELILLWMAEDLLQSKENNTLEKIGCSYFDELVARSFFQPSSTQRGLFVMHDLMHDLATFFAGKFYFKLKEFGHLHKIDNKTRHLSYATKYEDSIKLFQGAYNGAIHIRTFLDLTWLCYGQSIDIESDSWLLRQQFVCLRVMSFKHFSIESLPDSIGELIHLRYLNVSNTPIVTLSESLCKLYNLQTLKLRNCFKLEMLPSRMQDLVNLHYLDIRGAFRLKEMPKEMSKLKHLNFLSDYIVGKHEENGIRELGTLDNLHGSFCISNLENIKNSGEALKAKMGNKKHINTLTLNWLPKGDIDDFQSERDILDKLQPHQNLKELSIKGYRGETFPDCIWNFLNLMGWRKLIWRFTTTVDHSSRRHPSNL, encoded by the exons ATGGCTGCAAAACTTGAGGGTCGAGCTTATCTCTCTTCTTTTGTTGATGCTGTTTCAAAGAAGCTGTCTTCAATACTTGAAGATGACTTTGTACTCGAAAGAAACGACTCTGAGCTGAAGTTGCTTGAAAGGTTGGATGATTGTCTGTGTGATGTTGGACCTGTGCTTGATGATGCTGAGCTGAAGCAGTTCAGTGACGAGAGAGTGAAGAAGTGGCTTGTTGATCTCCAAGATGCTCTCTATATGGCTGATGACTTTCTCGATGAACTCTCCACTAAAGCTGCTACTGCTACTCCAAGGGATCCAGGTAACTCTTATGACTGGTCTCGCCCTGTTGATTCAATTATTGAAGATAGCGGTGTCAATGTCATTGAAAATATAGTTGGCAAACTAGAGTCTGGTGTACGACGAAAAGGTAAACTTTGTCTGAGAGAGAGTGCCAAGGTGGACTTCTCATCATGGAGAATTCCAACAACATCTCTTGTTTTAAGTTCCGACATATTTGGTCGGGACAAAGACAAGAATGAGATAATCAAAAAGCTGTTAGATGATACCCGTGATGCCGAATCACCTGTGACTGTGATCCCTATTGTGGGTATGGGTGGAATAGGAAAAACTACTTTGGCTCAACTGGTTTACAATGATGCCAAAGTCGTGGGAAAATTTGACACTAGAGCATGGGTTTGTGTTGCTGAAAATCCTGACCCTGTTAATGTTACAAGGACAATAATAGGGGCAATAGATTCTTCTCCCTGTAACATAGATCATTTTGATTCACTTCAGACCGATTTGAAGAAAAAATTGACAGGAATgacatttttagttgttttagacGATGTCTGGAATGATCGACGAGACATGTGGGAGAATTTTCTAAAACCTTTTCAATATGGAAATGATGGAAGTAAGATTCTCCTAACAACCCGTAGTGAAAAGGTTGCTTCTGTGTTCGCAGCTAACAATCTACATTATCGACTAAGTTTATTGTCGAAGGAAGACTGTTGGTCTGTGTTTTTGAAGCATTCATCCATTTCTACTAATTCTAAACAATATGCAGCTCTAGAACCAATTGGTAGAAAAATTGTTGAAAAGTGTAAGGGGTTACCTTTGGCTGTGAAGACACTTGGGGGCTTGTTGCGCAATAAGTATAATGAAGGGGATTGGGAGAATATACTTGAATGTAAAATCTGGGAACTCTCTGAAGATGACAATATGATTGTTCCTGCATTAAGAGTTAGTTATCACTACCTCCCTTCACATTTAAAGCGGTGTTTTGTATATTGCTCATTATTTCCTGAGGATTATGAATTTGACAAAgatgaattaattttgttatGGATGGCTGAAGATCTTTTACAATCAAAGGAGAACAACACATTAGAAAAAATTGGTTgttcttattttgatgaattagtTGCAAGGTCATTTTTTCAACCTTCTAGTACTCAGAGAGGGTTATTtgtaatgcatgatctcatgcatGATCTAGCAACTTTTTTTGCTGGGAAATTCTATTTCAAACTCAAAGAATTTGGCCATCTACACAAGATAGACAACAAAACTCGTCATTTGTCATATGCTACAAAATATGAGGATAGCATCAAATTATTTCAAGGTGCCTATAATGGAGCAATACACATCAGAACATTTTTAGATCTTACTTGGCTTTGCTATGGTCAATCAATTGATATTGAAAGCGATTCTTGGCTCTTACGACAACAATTTGTGTGTTTAAGAGTTATGTCATTTAAACACTTTTCTATAGAGTCATTGCCTGATTCCATAGGTGAATTGATTCATTTGCGTTATTTGAATGTCTCTAACACACCTATTGTGACATTGTCCGAGTCATTATGTAAGTTATACAATCTCCAAACTTTGAAGTTGAGAAATTGTTTTAAGCTAGAGATGCTTCCCAGTCGCATGCAAGATCTCGTTAACCTGCACTACCTTGACATTCGAGGTGCTTTTCGTCTGAAAGAGATGCCGAAGGAAATGAGCAAGTTGAAACATCTAAACTTCTTAAGTGATTATATCGTGGGCAAGCACGAAGAGAATGGGATAAGAGAATTGGGAACACTGGACAATCTTCATGGCTCATTTTGCATTTCCAACTTGGAGAACATCAAGAATAGTGGTGAAGCTTTGAAGGCAAAGATGGGTAACAAGAAGCACATCAACACTTTAACATTGAATTGGCTTCCAAAGGGTGACATTGATGATTTTCAAAGTGAAAGAGATATACTTGACAAGTTACAACCTCATCAAAACTTGAAAGAGTTATCAATTAAGGGTTATCGTGGTGAAACATTCCCAGATTG CATCTGGAATTTTCTGAACTTGATGGGTTGGAGAAAATTGATTTGGCGTTTTACAACAACAGTGGATCATTCGAGCAGGAGACACCCTTCAAATCTCTAG
- the LOC112776793 gene encoding putative disease resistance RPP13-like protein 1 isoform X1 yields the protein MAAKLEGRAYLSSFVDAVSKKLSSILEDDFVLERNDSELKLLERLDDCLCDVGPVLDDAELKQFSDERVKKWLVDLQDALYMADDFLDELSTKAATATPRDPGNSYDWSRPVDSIIEDSGVNVIENIVGKLESGVRRKGKLCLRESAKVDFSSWRIPTTSLVLSSDIFGRDKDKNEIIKKLLDDTRDAESPVTVIPIVGMGGIGKTTLAQLVYNDAKVVGKFDTRAWVCVAENPDPVNVTRTIIGAIDSSPCNIDHFDSLQTDLKKKLTGMTFLVVLDDVWNDRRDMWENFLKPFQYGNDGSKILLTTRSEKVASVFAANNLHYRLSLLSKEDCWSVFLKHSSISTNSKQYAALEPIGRKIVEKCKGLPLAVKTLGGLLRNKYNEGDWENILECKIWELSEDDNMIVPALRVSYHYLPSHLKRCFVYCSLFPEDYEFDKDELILLWMAEDLLQSKENNTLEKIGCSYFDELVARSFFQPSSTQRGLFVMHDLMHDLATFFAGKFYFKLKEFGHLHKIDNKTRHLSYATKYEDSIKLFQGAYNGAIHIRTFLDLTWLCYGQSIDIESDSWLLRQQFVCLRVMSFKHFSIESLPDSIGELIHLRYLNVSNTPIVTLSESLCKLYNLQTLKLRNCFKLEMLPSRMQDLVNLHYLDIRGAFRLKEMPKEMSKLKHLNFLSDYIVGKHEENGIRELGTLDNLHGSFCISNLENIKNSGEALKAKMGNKKHINTLTLNWLPKGDIDDFQSERDILDKLQPHQNLKELSIKGYRGETFPDWLGLSCYSNLTKLNLYFCMNSCELPSLGQLPSLQHLEFSELDGLEKIDLAFYNNSGSFEQETPFKSLETLKIENMANWREWHFPDEFDGFPELRILSIINCPVLSGGLPAHLPALQELTIVECEELACLLPRAPKLHQLNVEGDGFPTMIAAPQNVVISKTQLAKSVLECLSHIQQPRVQFLHISNCQSAISISANCLPASLKYLRIRNCSKLTFSEQLQHKTLTEIYVAGCGSLTVFPVGSLPDLNKLTIRKCQRMKYVEVPQALPSLRYLSISDCRNLVSLPPLGLAALHLEQLCINKCPEIDCFDEKCLPQSLETLEIKQCQKLASWITSKGLQSQGRTRLILDQ from the coding sequence ATGGCTGCAAAACTTGAGGGTCGAGCTTATCTCTCTTCTTTTGTTGATGCTGTTTCAAAGAAGCTGTCTTCAATACTTGAAGATGACTTTGTACTCGAAAGAAACGACTCTGAGCTGAAGTTGCTTGAAAGGTTGGATGATTGTCTGTGTGATGTTGGACCTGTGCTTGATGATGCTGAGCTGAAGCAGTTCAGTGACGAGAGAGTGAAGAAGTGGCTTGTTGATCTCCAAGATGCTCTCTATATGGCTGATGACTTTCTCGATGAACTCTCCACTAAAGCTGCTACTGCTACTCCAAGGGATCCAGGTAACTCTTATGACTGGTCTCGCCCTGTTGATTCAATTATTGAAGATAGCGGTGTCAATGTCATTGAAAATATAGTTGGCAAACTAGAGTCTGGTGTACGACGAAAAGGTAAACTTTGTCTGAGAGAGAGTGCCAAGGTGGACTTCTCATCATGGAGAATTCCAACAACATCTCTTGTTTTAAGTTCCGACATATTTGGTCGGGACAAAGACAAGAATGAGATAATCAAAAAGCTGTTAGATGATACCCGTGATGCCGAATCACCTGTGACTGTGATCCCTATTGTGGGTATGGGTGGAATAGGAAAAACTACTTTGGCTCAACTGGTTTACAATGATGCCAAAGTCGTGGGAAAATTTGACACTAGAGCATGGGTTTGTGTTGCTGAAAATCCTGACCCTGTTAATGTTACAAGGACAATAATAGGGGCAATAGATTCTTCTCCCTGTAACATAGATCATTTTGATTCACTTCAGACCGATTTGAAGAAAAAATTGACAGGAATgacatttttagttgttttagacGATGTCTGGAATGATCGACGAGACATGTGGGAGAATTTTCTAAAACCTTTTCAATATGGAAATGATGGAAGTAAGATTCTCCTAACAACCCGTAGTGAAAAGGTTGCTTCTGTGTTCGCAGCTAACAATCTACATTATCGACTAAGTTTATTGTCGAAGGAAGACTGTTGGTCTGTGTTTTTGAAGCATTCATCCATTTCTACTAATTCTAAACAATATGCAGCTCTAGAACCAATTGGTAGAAAAATTGTTGAAAAGTGTAAGGGGTTACCTTTGGCTGTGAAGACACTTGGGGGCTTGTTGCGCAATAAGTATAATGAAGGGGATTGGGAGAATATACTTGAATGTAAAATCTGGGAACTCTCTGAAGATGACAATATGATTGTTCCTGCATTAAGAGTTAGTTATCACTACCTCCCTTCACATTTAAAGCGGTGTTTTGTATATTGCTCATTATTTCCTGAGGATTATGAATTTGACAAAgatgaattaattttgttatGGATGGCTGAAGATCTTTTACAATCAAAGGAGAACAACACATTAGAAAAAATTGGTTgttcttattttgatgaattagtTGCAAGGTCATTTTTTCAACCTTCTAGTACTCAGAGAGGGTTATTtgtaatgcatgatctcatgcatGATCTAGCAACTTTTTTTGCTGGGAAATTCTATTTCAAACTCAAAGAATTTGGCCATCTACACAAGATAGACAACAAAACTCGTCATTTGTCATATGCTACAAAATATGAGGATAGCATCAAATTATTTCAAGGTGCCTATAATGGAGCAATACACATCAGAACATTTTTAGATCTTACTTGGCTTTGCTATGGTCAATCAATTGATATTGAAAGCGATTCTTGGCTCTTACGACAACAATTTGTGTGTTTAAGAGTTATGTCATTTAAACACTTTTCTATAGAGTCATTGCCTGATTCCATAGGTGAATTGATTCATTTGCGTTATTTGAATGTCTCTAACACACCTATTGTGACATTGTCCGAGTCATTATGTAAGTTATACAATCTCCAAACTTTGAAGTTGAGAAATTGTTTTAAGCTAGAGATGCTTCCCAGTCGCATGCAAGATCTCGTTAACCTGCACTACCTTGACATTCGAGGTGCTTTTCGTCTGAAAGAGATGCCGAAGGAAATGAGCAAGTTGAAACATCTAAACTTCTTAAGTGATTATATCGTGGGCAAGCACGAAGAGAATGGGATAAGAGAATTGGGAACACTGGACAATCTTCATGGCTCATTTTGCATTTCCAACTTGGAGAACATCAAGAATAGTGGTGAAGCTTTGAAGGCAAAGATGGGTAACAAGAAGCACATCAACACTTTAACATTGAATTGGCTTCCAAAGGGTGACATTGATGATTTTCAAAGTGAAAGAGATATACTTGACAAGTTACAACCTCATCAAAACTTGAAAGAGTTATCAATTAAGGGTTATCGTGGTGAAACATTCCCAGATTGGTTAGGCCTTTCTTGCTACTCTAATTTGACCAAATTGAATCTGTACTTTTGTATGAATTCTTGTGAACTTCCTTCACTGGGACAGTTACCCTCTTTACAGCATCTGGAATTTTCTGAACTTGATGGGTTGGAGAAAATTGATTTGGCGTTTTACAACAACAGTGGATCATTCGAGCAGGAGACACCCTTCAAATCTCTAGAAACTCTGAAAATTGAGAACATGGCTAATTGGCGGGAGTGGCATTTTCCTGATGAGTTCGATGGTTTTCCTGAGCTTAGAATCCTTTCAATAATAAACTGTCCGGTGTTAAGTGGAGGTCTGCCTGCTCACCTTCCGGCTCTGCAGGAACTTACCATTGTTGAATGTGAAGAGCTTGCTTGTTTGCTGCCGAGGGCTCCGAAGCTTCACCAATTAAATGTAGAGGGTGATGGATTTCCTACGATGATTGCGGCACCGCAAAATGTAGTAATTTCAAAAACCCAGCTGGCGAAGTCCGTACTGGAGTGCCTGTCCCACATCCAACAGCCACGTGTCCAATTCCTGCATATCAGTAACTGTCAGTCAGCCATATCAATTTCAGCAAATTGTTTGCCCGCTTCTTTAAAATACCTGAGAATCCGTAATTGTTCAAAATTAACGTTCTCAGAGCAACTGCAACACAAAACCCTAACGGAGATCTATGTAGCGGGGTGTGGTTCACTGACGGTGTTTCCAGTGGGGTCCCTTCCAGATCTCAACAAACTCACGATCCGTAAATGCCAAAGAATGAAATATGTTGAGGTTCCACAGGCTCTTCCAAGTCTCCGTTATTTAAGCATCTCGGACTGCCGCAATTTAGTATCCTTGCCGCCGCTAGGGTTGGCTGCGCTCCACCTAGAGCAGCTCTGTATAAACAAATGCCCAGAAATTGATTGTTTTGATGAGAAGTGTCTCCCGCAGAGTTTGGAAACACTTGAAATCAAGCAATGCCAGAAACTAGCGAGTTGGATAACATCAAAGGGTTTGCAGAGTCAAGGCCGTACCCGTCTTATTCTTGATCAATGA
- the LOC112776794 gene encoding pentatricopeptide repeat-containing protein At5g19020, mitochondrial-like — protein sequence MFHLLWVFNSKNLRLKFFPQTLKWVSTSATKAPPSEDPQHFVRIFFNARQNHNHYECELALVSALKCCSSFSAALLGRQFHSLVVKLGFHSNTFIRNSLISMYSKCGSLFDAQLLFKACPTLDHVSCNIMVSGYMRASQIGYARQLFDVMPGKGFVSYTTMIMGLVKNGCFGDALEVFKDMMDHSVVPNEVTLVNVVSACLHFGEIWNCRMVHALIIKLVVEGQVVVSTNLMHAYCGCLGLGEARRLFDEMPEPNLVSWNVILNGYSKAGHLEMTKELFERILDKDVVSWGTMIDCCIQTTCLHEALVMYRAMLQNGIGPNEVMVVNLVSACGRETAVSEGRQLHGTVVKKGFDCYNFIQTTIIYFYSSCGMMDLANLQFEVGVKDHLKSWNALIAGFIKNKMMEQARQIFEELPERDGFSWSTMIAGYAQTEQPRMALDLFHKMIASGVKPNEVTMVGVFSAIATLGALNEGRWAHEYTTSECIPLNDNLCAAMIDMYAKCGSINTALQFFNQIRDIVSSVSAWNAIICGLASHGHASMCLEVFSDLQRYGIKPNPITFIGVLSACCHAGLVDHGQRIFRSMKSVYNVEPDIKHYGCMVDLLGRAGLLEEAEELIRSMPIKADVVIWGTLLAACRTHGNVDIGERAAQSLAGVAPSHGGGKVLLSNIYADAGRWEDVSLVRRVLWSQRMERMPGFSGVVR from the coding sequence ATGTTTCACCTCCTGTGGGTCTTCAATTCTAAGAATCTCAGACTAAAATTCTTCCCTCAAACACTTAAATGGGTTTCCACTTCAGCCACCAAAGCCCCTCCTTCAGAAGACCCACAACACTTCGTTCGTATTTTCTTCAATGCAAGACAAAACCACAACCACTACGAATGCGAGCTTGCACTTGTTTCCGCTCTCAAGTGTTGTTCCTCATTCTCCGCCGCTCTGTTGGGCCGCCAGTTCCATTCCTTGGTCGTCAAACTCGGATTTCATTCCAACACCTTCATTCGTAACAGCTTGATCAGCATGTACTCTAAATGCGGCTCCTTGTTCGATGCCCAGTTGCTCTTTAAGGCTTGTCCTACGTTGGACCATGTTTCTTGTAATATCATGGTGTCTGGGTACATGAGAGCTAGCCAAATTGGCTATGCCCGCCAACTGTTTGACGTAATGCCTGGTAAAGGTTTTGTATCCTATACCACCATGATAATGGGTCTTGTTAAAAATGGTTGCTTTGGGGATGCCCTTGAAGTTTTTAAGGACATGATGGATCACAGTGTGGTCCCTAATGAGGTCACTTTGGTGAATGTAGTGTCTGCTTGCTTACATTTTGGTGAGATATGGAACTGCCGGATGGTTCACGCATTGATTATTAAGTTGGTTGTTGAGGGGCAGGTAGTTGTCTCGACTAATTTGATGCATGCTTATTGTGGTTGTTTGGGTTTAGGGGAAGCGAGGAGGCTGTTTGATGAGATGCCTGAGCCTAATTTGGTGTCCTGGAATGTGATTTTGAATGGGTATTCAAAGGCGGGGCATCTTGAGATGACCAAGGAGTTGTTTGAGAGGATTCTTGATAAGGATGTTGTTTCTTGGGGGACGATGATCGATTGTTGCATCCAAACAACTTGTTTGCATGAAGCTTTGGTGATGTATCGTGCAATGCTTCAGAATGGAATAGGGCCTAATGAAGTCATGGTTGTGAATTTGGTTTCAGCATGTGGTCGTGAGACAGCAGTCAGCGAAGGTCGGCAATTGCATGGAACAGTTGTTAAAAAAGGATTTGACTGTTACAATTTCATACAGACTACGATCATCTATTTTTATTCATCTTGTGGGATGATGGACCTTGCCAATTTACAATTTGAAGTGGGTGTAAAGGATCACCTAAAATCATGGAATGCTCTTATTGCTggattcataaaaaataaaatgatggaGCAGGCAAGGCAAATCTTTGAAGAGTTGCCCGAAAGAGACGGATTTTCGTGGAGTACAATGATTGCTGGCTATGCACAAACTGAACAACCAAGAATGGCTCTTGATCTCTTCCACAAAATGATAGCTAGTGGGGTCAAACCAAatgaagttaccatggtgggtgtATTTTCCGCAATTGCCACTCTAGGTGCATTGAATGAAGGAAGATGGGCCCATGAGTACACTACTAGTGAATGCATTCCTTTGAATGACAATTTATGTGCAGCCATGATTGATATGTATGCAAAATGCGGGAGCATCAACACCGCCTTACAATTTTTCAATCAGATTCGAGACATTGTGTCTTCCgtgtctgcatggaatgcaattATATGTGGATTAGCATCACACGGACATGCAAGTATGTGCCTAGAGGTTTTCTCTGATTTGCAAAGGTATGGTATTAAGCCCAATCCAATTACATTTATAGGAGTCCTTAGTGCTTGTTGTCATGCTGGGCTGGTGGATCATGGGCAGAGAATATTTCGAAGCATGAAGAGTGTATATAATGTTGAACCAGATATCAAGCATTATGGCTGTATGGTTGATCTTCTCGGAAGAGCTGGGTTATTAGAAGAAGCTGAAGAACTAATAAGGAGCATGCCAATAAAGGCTGACGTCGTAATATGGGGAACTTTATTAGCAGCATGCAGAACTCACGGAAATGTAGATATTGGAGAGAGGGCTGCACAGAGCTTAGCCGGGGTGGCACCATCTCATGGTGGAGGTAAAGTTCTCCTATCAAACATATATGCAGATGCAGGAAGGTGGGAAGATGTATCATTGGTAAGAAGAGTATTGTGGAGTCAGAGAATGGAAAGAATGCCTGGGTTCAGTGGTGTTGTAAGATAG